A region of Vespula vulgaris chromosome 1, iyVesVulg1.1, whole genome shotgun sequence DNA encodes the following proteins:
- the LOC127063315 gene encoding DNA-directed RNA polymerase III subunit RPC5 isoform X2, whose protein sequence is MSDINMTESEDDPVVKEIPVFLSKTLENKLFIFQYPIRPARDGYDNATFLKTSIKPENQEVRIEVAVDTYSLNYDKMKGRQIAINADGNSKTEQEDDEKVFDSDLMDKTVLHSSRALPECTNYAAAVYQDGELHITPLKGIIQLRPQFNYLDKSDKRAREEAKTIDVEEEDEGPKQVNVTFDRQTPDFLKKMQEQSFQHFSKKSSEEKWIHTNYAPVNSTQAELTRLEMFCSSTEESINALNLTNKQYLELLAPPISQEQYSKSETLSHTTSLNYIRTLPLLDQVRILMKDAKVISFTQLRLILSSEHDTAAVLKYLQQVAVLVQGNWVVNSELIYIKDSVSSQNGIPAELMCRARDYILLSFTEQQFLDRRAISTVIKLPSEEIKEIFTNLAIHIPKKGWQLIVPPNKDFAEKYPEIAQRQEMFWEAKRKYLRETLEPQNQVPQRQRRRSNRESIGSENEERNVGRGKKLRDSSISDDSASETVKHKKTSRSRKVSETT, encoded by the exons atgtcggATATAAATATGACGGAAAGTGAAGATGACCCGGTGGTTAAGGAG aTTCCAGTATTTTTATCCAAAACTCttgagaataaattatttattttccaatatCCTATTCGACCTGCTCGAGATGGATACGACAATGCAACATTTTTGAAAACTTCAATAAAACCGGAAAATCAAGAGGTCAGAATTGAAGTAGCTGTTGATACATATAGCCTTAActatgataaaatgaaaggaagacAAATTGCCATTAATGCAGATGGTAATTCTAAAACTGAAcaagaagatgatgaaaaagtatttgatag CGATCTAATGGATAAAACAGTCTTGCATTCTTCTCGTGCATTACCAGAATGTACGAATTATGCAGCTGCAGTTTATCAAGACGGTGAATTACATATCACTCCACTGAAAGGTATCATACAATTAAGGCCACAATTTAATTATCTTGATAAAAGCGATAAACGTGCTAGAGAGGAAGCTAAAACTATAG atgttgaggaagaagatgaaggcCCTAAACAAGTGAATGTGACTTTTGATAGACAAACGCCAGATTTCCTTAAAAAAATGCAAGAACAatcttttcaacatttttccaaaaaaagTTCAGAAGAAAAGTGGATACATACGAACTATGCTCCAGTCAATAGTACACAAGCTGaa ctGACACGTTTGGAAATGTTTTGTTCATCTACTGAAGAAAGTATAAATGcattaaatttaacaaataaacaGTATTTAGAATTATTAGCACCACCTATTAGTCAAGAACAGTATTCAAAGAGTGAAACTCTAAGTCATACCACATCCCTTAATTATATTAGGACATTACCACTTCTTGATCAAGTCAGGATTCTTATGAAGGATG CAAAGGTGATATCATTTACTCAGCtacgattaattttatcatcaGAGCACGATACTGCAGCcgtattgaaatatttgcaGCAAGTAGCAGTTTTAGTGCAAGGGAACTGGGTTGTAAATAGTgaacttatttatattaaagataGCGTATCGTCTCAAAATGGTATACCAGCAGAACTCATGTGCAGAGCTAGAGATTATATC tTATTATCATTTACTGAACAACAATTCCTTGATCGGAGAGCCATATCTACCGTTATCAAACTTCCTTCggaggaaataaaagagatatttacaaatttagcAATACATATACCAAAAAAAGGATGGCAATTAATCGTACCACCAAATAAAGATTTTGCcgaaaa GTATCCGGAAATAGCGCAAAGACAAGAGATGTTCTGGGAGGccaaacgaaaatatttacgCGAGACGTTAGAACCACAAAATCAAGTACCACAACGTCAAAGGAGAAGATCGAATAGAGAATCTATTGGTTctgagaacgaagaaagaaatgtaggtcgaggaaaaaaattgagGGATTCATCGATTTCGGACGATAGTGCATCAGAAACGGTTAAACATAAGAAAACGAGTCGATCTAGAAAAGTTTCTGAAACAACATGA
- the LOC127063315 gene encoding DNA-directed RNA polymerase III subunit RPC5 isoform X1: MSDINMTESEDDPVVKEIPVFLSKTLENKLFIFQYPIRPARDGYDNATFLKTSIKPENQEVRIEVAVDTYSLNYDKMKGRQIAINADGNSKTEQEDDEKVFDSDLMDKTVLHSSRALPECTNYAAAVYQDGELHITPLKGIIQLRPQFNYLDKSDKRAREEAKTIGEDVEEEDEGPKQVNVTFDRQTPDFLKKMQEQSFQHFSKKSSEEKWIHTNYAPVNSTQAELTRLEMFCSSTEESINALNLTNKQYLELLAPPISQEQYSKSETLSHTTSLNYIRTLPLLDQVRILMKDAKVISFTQLRLILSSEHDTAAVLKYLQQVAVLVQGNWVVNSELIYIKDSVSSQNGIPAELMCRARDYILLSFTEQQFLDRRAISTVIKLPSEEIKEIFTNLAIHIPKKGWQLIVPPNKDFAEKYPEIAQRQEMFWEAKRKYLRETLEPQNQVPQRQRRRSNRESIGSENEERNVGRGKKLRDSSISDDSASETVKHKKTSRSRKVSETT, from the exons atgtcggATATAAATATGACGGAAAGTGAAGATGACCCGGTGGTTAAGGAG aTTCCAGTATTTTTATCCAAAACTCttgagaataaattatttattttccaatatCCTATTCGACCTGCTCGAGATGGATACGACAATGCAACATTTTTGAAAACTTCAATAAAACCGGAAAATCAAGAGGTCAGAATTGAAGTAGCTGTTGATACATATAGCCTTAActatgataaaatgaaaggaagacAAATTGCCATTAATGCAGATGGTAATTCTAAAACTGAAcaagaagatgatgaaaaagtatttgatag CGATCTAATGGATAAAACAGTCTTGCATTCTTCTCGTGCATTACCAGAATGTACGAATTATGCAGCTGCAGTTTATCAAGACGGTGAATTACATATCACTCCACTGAAAGGTATCATACAATTAAGGCCACAATTTAATTATCTTGATAAAAGCGATAAACGTGCTAGAGAGGAAGCTAAAACTATAGGTGAag atgttgaggaagaagatgaaggcCCTAAACAAGTGAATGTGACTTTTGATAGACAAACGCCAGATTTCCTTAAAAAAATGCAAGAACAatcttttcaacatttttccaaaaaaagTTCAGAAGAAAAGTGGATACATACGAACTATGCTCCAGTCAATAGTACACAAGCTGaa ctGACACGTTTGGAAATGTTTTGTTCATCTACTGAAGAAAGTATAAATGcattaaatttaacaaataaacaGTATTTAGAATTATTAGCACCACCTATTAGTCAAGAACAGTATTCAAAGAGTGAAACTCTAAGTCATACCACATCCCTTAATTATATTAGGACATTACCACTTCTTGATCAAGTCAGGATTCTTATGAAGGATG CAAAGGTGATATCATTTACTCAGCtacgattaattttatcatcaGAGCACGATACTGCAGCcgtattgaaatatttgcaGCAAGTAGCAGTTTTAGTGCAAGGGAACTGGGTTGTAAATAGTgaacttatttatattaaagataGCGTATCGTCTCAAAATGGTATACCAGCAGAACTCATGTGCAGAGCTAGAGATTATATC tTATTATCATTTACTGAACAACAATTCCTTGATCGGAGAGCCATATCTACCGTTATCAAACTTCCTTCggaggaaataaaagagatatttacaaatttagcAATACATATACCAAAAAAAGGATGGCAATTAATCGTACCACCAAATAAAGATTTTGCcgaaaa GTATCCGGAAATAGCGCAAAGACAAGAGATGTTCTGGGAGGccaaacgaaaatatttacgCGAGACGTTAGAACCACAAAATCAAGTACCACAACGTCAAAGGAGAAGATCGAATAGAGAATCTATTGGTTctgagaacgaagaaagaaatgtaggtcgaggaaaaaaattgagGGATTCATCGATTTCGGACGATAGTGCATCAGAAACGGTTAAACATAAGAAAACGAGTCGATCTAGAAAAGTTTCTGAAACAACATGA